Within the Syntrophorhabdaceae bacterium genome, the region ATCCTGAAGGAGACCGGGTGTAACGGTATGTGCTATCGGGAGCCTCTTATGGAAGTGATCGATGAAGAGAGCCATTCCTTCCTTTACGGCGAAGTTACCCCGGAAAAAGCAAAAAAAATTATGACCGAGCACATCGTCGGAAACAGCCCGGTAAAAGAGTGGGTTATAAAAAATTCCGTACCATCGTCTGATGATTCTTTCCTCATGAAACAGAAGAGGATCGTGCTCAGGAATTGCGGGATCATCGATCCCAACTCCATTGATGAGTATATTGCAGCCGACGGTTATAAGGCAATCCGGAAGGTGTTGTCCGAATATACGCCGGAAAAAGTCATAGAGATCATCTCGAACTCGGGTTTGCGCGGAAGGGGCGGCGGTGGTTTCCTTTCCGGGCTCAAATGGAAATTCTGCAGGCAGGCTCCCGGAGACAAAAAGTATATCATCTGTAACGCCGATGAAGGCGATCCCGGTGCGTTCATGGACAGGAGCACCCTCGAAAGCGATCCCCACTCCGTACTGGAAGGCATGATGATCTGTGCCTACGCCATAGGGGCGGATGAGGCCTATATTTACTGCCGGGCGGAGTATCCCAAAGCGGTGCAGAGGCTCAAAGATCAAATTCGCTCAGCCCTTTCCAGGGGCTTTCTGGGAAAGAACATCTTCGGCTCCGACTTCAATTTTTCGATCAAGATTAAGGAGGGAGCGGGGGCCTTTGTGTGCGGCGAGGAGACAGCCCTTATCGCTTCAATCGAAGGGAAGAGGGGAATGCCGAGGTTCAGGCCGCCCTTTCCCGCCAACAGCGGGCTCTGGGGAAAACCGACCAATATCAACAATGTGGAAACCTATGCGAACGTACCCTGGATTATCTTGAACGGTGCGGAGGCATTTTCGTCAATGGGGACCGATGACAGCAAAGGGACCAAGGTATTTGCCCTGGCGGGAAAGATCGCCCGTGGCGGCCTTGCGGAAGTGCCGATGGGGATCACGATCAATGAAATCGTGTATGAGATAGGCGGAGGCATAAAGGACAACAAGAAGTTCAAGGCCGTCCAGATGGGCGGACCGTCCGGAGGCTGTATCCCGGCGACTATGGGAGACCTTCAGATAGATTATCAGAAAATAAACAAGACAGGGGCCATCATGGGCTCAGGCGGTCTGGTGGTTATGGACGAGACTACCTGCATGGTGGAAATGGCGAAGTTCTTTCTCACCTTCACCCAGGAGGAATCGTGCGGCAAGTGCACCTTCTGTCGCATTGGGACAAAGCGCATGCTCGAGATCCTCGAAAGGATCACCGACGGCAAGGGAGAAGAGGGAGACGTCGATCTCCTCCAGGATTTGGCCTATCAAATCAAGAACAATGCGATTTGCGGACTCGGGCAAACAGCGCCCAACCCCGTGCTCACTACACTGAAATATTTTCCCGAAGAATACGCAGCCCACATACACGACAAGAAGTGCCCTGCCCATAGCTGCTCGGCCCTGATCACTTACGGTATACTTGCAGAGAAGTGCAAGGGTTGTATGGTGTGCGCGAAGGCGTGTCCCTCCGATGCAATCACCGGAGAAAAAAAGAAAGTTCATGAGATCAACTCCGACCTTTGTGTAAAATGCGGCAAGTGTTTTGAATCCTGCAAGTTCGGTGCGGTGACAAAAAACTAATTATGGAGAGCCCTTAAATGACGACAAATTTCAAGATAACTATAAACGGCAAAGAATTTTCGGCGACTCCCGGACAAATGATACTCGATGTTGTTCGGGCGAATCAGGTTGATGACATACCGACCCTCTGTTGGGACGCGAAGCTGCCTCCTTACGGCTCGTGCTACTTGTGTGTAGTGGAAGTGAAAGGCCTGGAGAAGCTAGTCCCCTCATGCTCGAGCCCCGTGGCCGAAAATATGGTCATCGAGACGAACAATGACAGGATACGGCAGTCGAGGAAAACTGCCCTCGAATTGCTACTCTCCAATCACTATGCGGACTGTCTTGGCCCCTGCACCCAGACATGCCCTGCGGGCGTGGATGTTCAGGGATACATCGCTCTTATGGCAATGGGCAAATTCCAGGAAGCAGTGAAGCTGATAAAGCAGACGAACCCCCTCCCGATCGTCTGCGGCAGAGTATGCGTGAGGGAATGTGAGACCGCCTGCCGGAGGAACAGAGTAGACGATCGGGTAGGCATAGACTACCTGAAACGTTATGCTGCCGACGTGGACCTTGAAAATCCCTGGATTCCGGAGACTGCGACCCGTAATGGTTATAAAGTTGCAGTAGTGGGCGGCGGACCGGCCGGCCTCACGTGTGCTTATTTTCTGACCCTTAAAGGCTATGGAGTTACCCTCTATGAGGGTTCGCCACACCTTGGTGGAATGCTGCGATACGGCATCCCCGAATACCGACTTCCCAAGAAGACCCTGGACAAGGAGATAAAGTGGATCACTGACCTTGGAGTCGAGGTAAATCTGAATTCCGTGCTCGGGGAGGATTTTACCCTTGATTCACTGAAGGGGAGCGGGTTCAATGCGGTTTTTCTCGCCCTCGGCGCCCAGAAGGGAAAGGCCATGGGCATACCCGGAGAAGACGAGACCGAGGGTGTTATCCGTGGTGCTGATTTTCTGCGCGGGCTACAGGGAAAAGAGATTCCCAAAATATACGGCACCGTGGTAGTAGTAGGCGGTGGCAACACGGCAATCGACGCGGCACGTTCGGCGCTGAGAATGGGCGCGGAGAAGGTGACCCTCCTCTACCGGCGCACGAAGAAAGAGATGCCTGCCCATGACATGGAAATAGAAGCCGCCCTGGAGGAAGGGGTGGAGCTGATCCAGCTTTCCGCTCCCACCGGCATCGTAAAGAAGGATGGGCGCCTCGAGGCGCTTACCTGCATCCGGATGGAGTTGGGAGAGCCCGATGCAAGCGGACGGAGAAGCCCTGTGACCATGAAGGGCTCGGAATACGATCTCAGATGCGACTTTGCTATCTCGGCCATCGGTCAGGACATAGACCTGGGCACGCTCAAGAGTAATGGCGATCTTAAGACAAAGTGGGGAAGCGTGATCGTCGCCCGGGAGGGCACGATGGAGACTTCTGTCCCCGGTGTTTTTGCAGGAGGGGATGTAATTACGGGGCCGGCCGTGGCTATCGACGCCATAGCCCATGGTAAGATCGCGGCTGAGGCGATAGACGGATACATTCGAAAGGGAAAGGCGGAAGAAGGAATAAAGGGGTTCATCAGCAGGAAGGAATCATACGGCGAAATCCCGGAGAGCGAATTTTCCCTGATGAAACCGATCGCGAAGGAGAAGATGGCCGAGCTTCCCGTGGCCGCCCGTATAAAAACATTTGAGGAAGTAGAGACCGGTTTTACGGCGGCACAGGTGGCACAGGAGACGGCTCGTTGTCTGGAGTGCGGCTGCACCGCTTATTTTGATTGCGATCTACGAAAATTTGCATCCGATTTCAATGTCGATATCTCGAGATTCATGGGCGGCGTGCGTCAGCACAAGGTCGATCAGACCCATCCGTTTATCTCTCTCGATCCGAACAAGTGCATCAACTGCGGCCGGTGTGTGAGGACGTGCTCCGAGATCCTGAAGGTCTCGGCCCTCGGCTTTATCTCCCGGGGTTTTAAATCCGTAGTAAAGCCGTCCATGGAGAAGAGACTCCTCGACACCACGTGCATCTCCTGCGGTAATTGTGTGGCCGCATGCCCTACGGGAGCCATAACCGAAAAACTGCCGTACTCCAAGCCGGGACCATGGGTTTCGGAGGAGATAGGATCGATCTGCAGCTTCTGTTCCATCGGCTGCAACCTGAGTTATAAAGTCTTCGGCGATCATATCTTTACAGTTCAGAACGTGAACGGTACGTCCCATAATAAGGGCTATCTCTGCTCAAAGGGACGATGGGGATATCGGTATATGCTGGAAGGGGACAGGATTTCTGCCCCTGCAATCAAGAAAAAGGGCGGCCACGTGACGGCTACGTGGGATGAAGCCTTCGATGTTGCAGCGAGTCGGCTGAAATCTATTATAAGTACCCATGGACCGGAGGCCGTTGCGGTATTCGGCTCCCCCCGTATGACAAATGAAGAGCTTTATCTGCTTCAGAAATTCGTGCGGACCGGACTTAAGACAAATAATATAGGGAGTTTCAGCAATCTCTTGAACGGCGTCGAGCAGGATGCCCTCGACGACGTGTTCGGCATTACCGCCTCCACGACGACGATGGATGAGCTGGCGCAGGCCGATGTGGTGCTCGTGGTCAACGCGGACCTTTCGGAGGAGAACCTTATTGCCGAGCTCAAGGTAAAAGCGGCACAGAAGACAGGTACCCGCCTCGTGACGGTGAATTCTTCCGAAATTCCTCTCAATAAATTCTCCGATTTGTGGATCGATGCCAAAAGAGGTGCAAACTCGGCCCTCCTGCAGGGTCTTGGCAGGGCGGTAATAGAGAAGGGGACTGCGGACATGGAATATATCGGGAAAAAGACGGAAGGTTTTGAGGAATTTAAGGATTCCGTCGCTTCCATGGATGTGGCGAAAGTCTCCTCCATGACCGGAGTGGATGCCGAAAAGCTCTCCCTCCTTTACGACCTTCTGGCAAAGCCCGAAC harbors:
- a CDS encoding NADH-quinone oxidoreductase subunit NuoF: MKTIKVGLGTCGVSAGGEKTFEAIKNEIEKQNIQVILKETGCNGMCYREPLMEVIDEESHSFLYGEVTPEKAKKIMTEHIVGNSPVKEWVIKNSVPSSDDSFLMKQKRIVLRNCGIIDPNSIDEYIAADGYKAIRKVLSEYTPEKVIEIISNSGLRGRGGGGFLSGLKWKFCRQAPGDKKYIICNADEGDPGAFMDRSTLESDPHSVLEGMMICAYAIGADEAYIYCRAEYPKAVQRLKDQIRSALSRGFLGKNIFGSDFNFSIKIKEGAGAFVCGEETALIASIEGKRGMPRFRPPFPANSGLWGKPTNINNVETYANVPWIILNGAEAFSSMGTDDSKGTKVFALAGKIARGGLAEVPMGITINEIVYEIGGGIKDNKKFKAVQMGGPSGGCIPATMGDLQIDYQKINKTGAIMGSGGLVVMDETTCMVEMAKFFLTFTQEESCGKCTFCRIGTKRMLEILERITDGKGEEGDVDLLQDLAYQIKNNAICGLGQTAPNPVLTTLKYFPEEYAAHIHDKKCPAHSCSALITYGILAEKCKGCMVCAKACPSDAITGEKKKVHEINSDLCVKCGKCFESCKFGAVTKN
- a CDS encoding molybdopterin-dependent oxidoreductase; the protein is MTTNFKITINGKEFSATPGQMILDVVRANQVDDIPTLCWDAKLPPYGSCYLCVVEVKGLEKLVPSCSSPVAENMVIETNNDRIRQSRKTALELLLSNHYADCLGPCTQTCPAGVDVQGYIALMAMGKFQEAVKLIKQTNPLPIVCGRVCVRECETACRRNRVDDRVGIDYLKRYAADVDLENPWIPETATRNGYKVAVVGGGPAGLTCAYFLTLKGYGVTLYEGSPHLGGMLRYGIPEYRLPKKTLDKEIKWITDLGVEVNLNSVLGEDFTLDSLKGSGFNAVFLALGAQKGKAMGIPGEDETEGVIRGADFLRGLQGKEIPKIYGTVVVVGGGNTAIDAARSALRMGAEKVTLLYRRTKKEMPAHDMEIEAALEEGVELIQLSAPTGIVKKDGRLEALTCIRMELGEPDASGRRSPVTMKGSEYDLRCDFAISAIGQDIDLGTLKSNGDLKTKWGSVIVAREGTMETSVPGVFAGGDVITGPAVAIDAIAHGKIAAEAIDGYIRKGKAEEGIKGFISRKESYGEIPESEFSLMKPIAKEKMAELPVAARIKTFEEVETGFTAAQVAQETARCLECGCTAYFDCDLRKFASDFNVDISRFMGGVRQHKVDQTHPFISLDPNKCINCGRCVRTCSEILKVSALGFISRGFKSVVKPSMEKRLLDTTCISCGNCVAACPTGAITEKLPYSKPGPWVSEEIGSICSFCSIGCNLSYKVFGDHIFTVQNVNGTSHNKGYLCSKGRWGYRYMLEGDRISAPAIKKKGGHVTATWDEAFDVAASRLKSIISTHGPEAVAVFGSPRMTNEELYLLQKFVRTGLKTNNIGSFSNLLNGVEQDALDDVFGITASTTTMDELAQADVVLVVNADLSEENLIAELKVKAAQKTGTRLVTVNSSEIPLNKFSDLWIDAKRGANSALLQGLGRAVIEKGTADMEYIGKKTEGFEEFKDSVASMDVAKVSSMTGVDAEKLSLLYDLLAKPELNVIVLYNIDSPWEKSKNDLKAIGNFLMLTGRVGKPGNGVIILRDFSNSEGLFDMGADSRYLPGNVTLKDSAGIKDVGAHWNFDLKGIFKPIDLKEEMDKDRIKALLIFGEDPLAETVNLGLTGGAEFVLVVDTAMTATAFEADVILPASLPIETSGTMTSCDRRVQRTAKIFEPPAGMETWQIIAALANRLGMETRWKSVEAITREIGEVNAKYTGVADGEFWGKDFLKDRFMTGSGLGRFSAFAADVAPQSSGKKPYLNSEKFFEVKVRERLRG